The [Pseudomonas] carboxydohydrogena genome includes a window with the following:
- a CDS encoding tyrosine-type recombinase/integrase, whose amino-acid sequence MAKVVHHAALPIDETPPLMARLRSEDSVTSRALEFCILTASRTSETLEMKWDELDFENRLWTIPAERMKAAREHRVPLSARALIILSEMEKLRFSDYVFPGLRRNRPLSNSALGMALGRHGQPDVTAHGFRSTFRDWAAERTDFANEVVEMALAHTISNKVEAAYRRGDLFEKRRNLAQAWADFCEPTTL is encoded by the coding sequence GTGGCGAAAGTCGTCCACCACGCCGCGCTTCCCATTGATGAAACGCCGCCATTAATGGCTCGCTTACGCTCGGAAGATTCCGTCACGTCGCGCGCACTCGAGTTTTGCATTCTAACCGCAAGCCGAACGAGTGAAACCCTGGAAATGAAGTGGGACGAACTTGATTTCGAGAACCGGCTTTGGACCATTCCTGCGGAGCGCATGAAAGCGGCGCGTGAACATCGCGTTCCGTTATCGGCAAGAGCGCTCATTATTCTTTCTGAAATGGAGAAGCTCCGGTTCAGCGATTACGTGTTTCCTGGTCTGCGCCGGAATCGACCCCTCAGTAATTCCGCGCTCGGAATGGCGCTGGGGCGCCACGGCCAGCCTGATGTAACCGCACATGGCTTTAGGTCTACATTCCGGGATTGGGCGGCGGAGCGTACCGACTTCGCGAACGAGGTCGTCGAGATGGCCCTTGCTCACACAATCTCCAACAAGGTCGAGGCTGCCTACCGGCGTGGAGATCTATTTGAGAAGCGCCGCAATCTTGCGCAGGCCTGGGCTGATTTCTGCGAACCCACCACTCTCTAG
- a CDS encoding very short patch repair endonuclease, with product MSRVRGTGNKATELRLVAIFRANGITGWRRRSPVFGKPDFVFPKEKVAVFVDGCFWHCCPRHGTLPKTNRDFWQQKLERNRQRDRLVNRTLKKKGWALIRLWQHELQAPEHIVRRITRILRPNN from the coding sequence ATGTCCCGCGTGAGAGGGACTGGGAACAAGGCGACTGAGCTTCGCCTCGTTGCTATTTTTCGCGCTAACGGGATTACAGGATGGCGGAGGCGATCACCGGTTTTTGGGAAGCCCGACTTTGTATTTCCAAAGGAGAAAGTTGCGGTATTTGTCGACGGCTGCTTTTGGCATTGCTGTCCGCGCCACGGAACCCTACCGAAGACAAATCGAGATTTTTGGCAGCAAAAGCTAGAACGGAATCGTCAACGAGATCGGTTGGTCAATAGAACTTTAAAGAAGAAAGGGTGGGCATTAATACGACTGTGGCAGCACGAGCTACAAGCGCCAGAGCATATCGTTCGACGCATCACTCGCATTCTCCGGCCCAACAATTAG
- a CDS encoding helix-turn-helix domain-containing protein: MTQERLAFEAEIDLTYVGGIERGKRNPSLSVMARIADALSVPLPRLLQE, translated from the coding sequence ATGACGCAGGAACGCCTCGCATTCGAGGCGGAGATCGATCTGACTTATGTGGGCGGTATTGAACGAGGTAAACGCAATCCGAGTTTATCTGTTATGGCAAGAATCGCCGATGCTCTATCGGTGCCTCTTCCGAGATTGTTACAGGAATAA
- a CDS encoding methyltransferase domain-containing protein — protein MTKIVSTQTATTSWANFRYLTGVATAPATARPVSVPMLAEVQHEQELASRLGGPEATYELVDHIRSMKPVAGRTLLMSGGGGAFAAQFAEAHQYDIAVLHSDPLIVEALKARVLGGEAAVVNHLRNPNGHPRILREHVIRPGIEYRLAELPRTPFPDETFSLVVIEQGHFFGLEAAIAEAKRLLCENGVVVLLGYMPLYVVPRKKPAKDETIVKLINEVLDDGFESALLHFVLPDEQALLDAYRGLDFPFANCVAGSVFDDYRSRLFMRAAWNLFSLYQHMKTWPVVKRLEESGSISNVDWWNFSTALIQTWGSPGSRRVLNWPVALRTGAKKGDPYVRREPVGAADKV, from the coding sequence ATGACGAAGATCGTATCTACCCAAACTGCAACCACCAGCTGGGCCAACTTCCGCTATTTGACGGGGGTGGCAACCGCACCCGCGACGGCTCGGCCGGTCTCGGTGCCGATGTTGGCAGAGGTCCAGCACGAGCAGGAATTGGCTTCGCGGCTTGGAGGCCCAGAAGCTACTTATGAGCTCGTGGATCATATTCGCAGCATGAAGCCTGTCGCAGGCCGGACATTGTTGATGTCAGGTGGAGGAGGAGCTTTTGCAGCGCAATTCGCAGAAGCCCATCAATACGATATCGCCGTGCTGCATTCCGATCCGCTGATTGTTGAAGCATTGAAAGCCAGGGTGTTGGGCGGGGAAGCTGCAGTGGTCAACCATTTGCGTAATCCGAATGGGCATCCCCGGATTTTGCGCGAGCACGTCATCCGTCCAGGCATTGAGTATCGCTTGGCAGAATTGCCACGAACGCCTTTTCCGGACGAAACATTCTCCTTGGTTGTGATTGAGCAAGGCCACTTTTTCGGACTTGAAGCTGCGATAGCTGAAGCGAAGCGCCTGCTGTGCGAGAATGGCGTTGTCGTGCTGCTCGGCTACATGCCTTTGTATGTTGTGCCTCGTAAGAAGCCAGCAAAGGATGAAACCATCGTCAAGCTTATCAATGAAGTGCTGGACGATGGATTTGAGAGCGCTCTCTTGCATTTTGTGTTGCCGGATGAACAGGCGCTCCTGGATGCATATAGAGGCCTGGACTTTCCCTTCGCGAATTGTGTGGCCGGTTCTGTTTTCGATGACTATCGGTCGCGTCTGTTTATGCGAGCAGCGTGGAATCTCTTCTCTTTATACCAGCACATGAAGACGTGGCCGGTGGTGAAGCGGCTGGAAGAGAGCGGTTCTATCTCGAATGTTGACTGGTGGAATTTCAGTACGGCTCTCATACAGACGTGGGGCTCGCCTGGCTCACGTCGCGTCTTGAACTGGCCCGTCGCTCTGCGTACTGGCGCAAAGAAGGGCGATCCGTACGTGCGCCGAGAACCTGTTGGCGCTGCGGACAAGGTTTAA
- a CDS encoding DEAD/DEAH box helicase, with amino-acid sequence MFRDLEYQSRVISTLDAYLDVLKDKKKEADEVAELAATKPHLKLPIPDFAKETWDALKASGKLPASRASIPFSPRTDGRAWPVPNVVLKVPTGGGKTWLAVSAMSRVMGKYLNRDTGFVLWIVPNEAIYTQTLKHLKDRQHPYRQALDHAAAGCVRIMEKTDRLDARDVETNLCVMLLMLQSANRETQDSLKMFRDRGDVHGFFPPEGEQQLHQATLTQTPNLDAYVDMFPMVKDSLGNALRIIRPMVVLDEGHRAISDLAFRTLYGFNPCFVLELTATPLDVQPRGGRNPRDARYANVLVEITGRDLDREGMIKMPLNLDPRQGTDWKATLNAALDRLKNLDRDAKKLKANTGRYIRPIMLIQVERTGSDQRSSKHIHAEDVKDWLLTAGFDAAEVAIKTAEQNDLNQPENQDLLSPTNRIRAIITKQALQEGWDCPFAYVLCALAASSNLNAMTQLIGRILRQPGALKTGVGALDECHVITHHAKTADVVDAIKDGLEQDGLGDLVLQVSQEDSKKSGKGSQKIKRRPAFSSHQIYLPKVLLVDGEDARDLDYETDVLSAIDWRDFDPKDVAARIPKNAQAAESQLQRIRLADNGDELLVGETVAVNPEVLAFDPAHAARMISDLVPNPFVGREIVGRLLNALRKRGFDDTKIGTGASLIVEELRKGLDKEQTARAEALFKADVAEGRIQFRLRLDGRNWQMPLETETSQPEGARQLVGKDGGPLQRSLFSPIYEDDLNGEERDVAVYLDGDAALTWWHRNVARSEYAVQGWRKAKIYPDFIFAVSRKDRSSRITVLETKGDQLDNLDTAYKREVLRYLSKNFSWDSTVPAGMLELVKNSGETVDMMLILMSEQKTKLPEYLKP; translated from the coding sequence ATGTTCCGGGATCTTGAATATCAGAGCCGTGTGATCTCGACGCTCGACGCCTATCTCGATGTTTTGAAGGACAAGAAAAAGGAAGCTGACGAAGTCGCGGAGCTTGCCGCGACCAAACCCCATCTGAAGTTGCCTATCCCTGACTTTGCTAAGGAGACTTGGGATGCGCTGAAAGCGAGCGGCAAGTTGCCAGCCTCTCGCGCCAGCATTCCATTCTCGCCACGAACTGATGGTCGTGCGTGGCCAGTGCCGAACGTCGTCCTCAAGGTGCCGACGGGTGGCGGCAAGACCTGGCTTGCGGTTTCTGCGATGTCGCGTGTCATGGGGAAATATCTCAACCGTGACACTGGATTCGTATTGTGGATTGTACCGAACGAAGCAATCTACACTCAGACGTTGAAACATCTGAAGGACCGCCAGCATCCCTATCGGCAGGCGCTCGACCATGCCGCCGCTGGCTGTGTCCGGATCATGGAAAAGACGGATCGGCTCGACGCCCGTGACGTCGAAACCAATCTCTGCGTCATGCTCTTGATGCTGCAATCGGCGAACCGCGAGACGCAGGATTCCCTAAAGATGTTTCGAGATCGGGGCGACGTTCACGGCTTCTTCCCGCCAGAAGGCGAGCAACAGCTTCACCAGGCCACGCTTACCCAGACGCCGAACCTCGATGCCTACGTTGATATGTTCCCGATGGTGAAGGATTCGCTCGGCAATGCCTTGCGGATCATCCGGCCTATGGTGGTGCTCGACGAGGGCCACCGTGCGATTTCCGACCTCGCCTTCCGGACGCTCTACGGGTTCAATCCCTGCTTCGTGCTCGAACTGACGGCGACCCCGCTGGATGTGCAGCCGCGCGGTGGCAGGAACCCGCGTGATGCCCGTTATGCCAATGTGCTGGTCGAAATCACGGGACGGGACCTCGATCGCGAGGGCATGATCAAGATGCCGCTCAACCTAGATCCCCGACAGGGGACCGACTGGAAGGCAACGTTGAACGCGGCGTTGGATCGGCTGAAAAACCTCGACCGTGACGCGAAGAAACTGAAAGCCAATACCGGACGGTATATCCGCCCCATCATGCTTATTCAGGTGGAGCGCACGGGGAGCGACCAACGTTCAAGCAAGCACATCCACGCCGAGGATGTTAAGGACTGGCTTCTGACCGCCGGTTTCGATGCTGCCGAAGTCGCCATCAAGACGGCGGAACAGAACGACCTGAACCAGCCTGAAAATCAGGACCTCTTGTCTCCGACCAACCGCATCCGGGCGATCATCACAAAGCAGGCGTTGCAGGAAGGGTGGGACTGCCCGTTCGCCTATGTCCTGTGCGCGCTGGCCGCCAGTTCCAACCTCAATGCGATGACGCAGTTAATCGGTCGTATCCTCCGCCAACCTGGCGCGCTGAAAACAGGCGTCGGGGCGCTCGACGAATGCCACGTCATCACCCACCACGCCAAGACCGCCGATGTCGTCGATGCGATCAAGGACGGCCTCGAACAGGACGGCCTTGGCGACCTCGTGCTTCAAGTCTCCCAAGAGGATTCGAAAAAGTCGGGCAAGGGATCACAAAAGATCAAACGACGTCCGGCTTTTTCATCGCACCAGATCTATCTGCCCAAGGTTCTGTTGGTCGATGGCGAGGACGCCCGCGACCTTGACTACGAAACCGACGTGCTGTCTGCCATCGACTGGCGCGACTTCGATCCGAAGGACGTCGCCGCACGCATTCCGAAGAATGCGCAGGCGGCGGAAAGCCAGCTTCAGCGGATTCGTCTTGCTGACAACGGCGACGAGTTGTTGGTCGGCGAAACTGTCGCCGTAAATCCGGAGGTGCTGGCCTTCGATCCCGCTCATGCCGCCCGGATGATCTCCGATCTCGTGCCAAATCCGTTCGTCGGCCGCGAGATTGTCGGCCGCCTGCTGAACGCGCTGCGCAAGCGAGGTTTTGATGATACCAAGATCGGCACTGGCGCTAGTCTGATCGTCGAGGAGCTCCGGAAGGGATTGGATAAGGAACAAACCGCACGGGCGGAAGCCCTGTTCAAGGCGGATGTCGCGGAGGGACGTATCCAGTTTCGGCTGCGCCTCGATGGTCGTAACTGGCAAATGCCACTCGAAACCGAAACAAGTCAGCCAGAGGGCGCGCGCCAGCTTGTCGGCAAGGATGGCGGGCCGCTCCAGCGAAGTCTATTCTCCCCGATCTATGAAGACGACCTCAATGGCGAGGAGCGTGACGTCGCGGTCTATCTCGATGGCGACGCTGCACTCACTTGGTGGCATCGTAACGTCGCCCGGTCGGAATATGCGGTGCAGGGCTGGCGCAAAGCGAAAATCTATCCCGACTTTATCTTCGCAGTGAGCCGCAAGGACAGATCATCACGGATCACCGTTCTCGAAACCAAGGGCGATCAGCTCGACAACCTCGATACGGCCTATAAGCGCGAGGTTCTGAGATACTTGTCCAAAAACTTCAGTTGGGACAGCACTGTCCCGGCCGGCATGCTGGAGCTGGTCAAGAACTCCGGCGAGACGGTTGATATGATGCTGATCCTTATGAGCGAACAGAAAACGAAGCTGCCCGAGTATTTGAAGCCCTAG
- a CDS encoding tyrosine-type recombinase/integrase, whose product MVHFKRLSDKKIRSQLEPGLYSDGLGLYLRVGTGNAKSWIYRYRAGGRLRDMGLGPLHTVPLVEARRLAEELRVKRQNKTDPLAERRQAAEAAAPAPPKTIITFEQCAKEYVVSHASGWKNAKHAAQWTSTLETYVYPVFKKTSVEDIDVHLVMKVLQPIWNKKTETASRVRGRIERILD is encoded by the coding sequence GTGGTTCACTTCAAAAGGCTCTCGGACAAAAAGATTAGAAGCCAGCTTGAGCCTGGCCTCTATTCGGATGGTCTCGGCCTTTATCTTCGCGTCGGCACGGGCAATGCCAAAAGCTGGATTTATCGATATCGCGCCGGTGGGCGGTTGCGTGACATGGGGCTAGGGCCGCTTCACACGGTACCCCTCGTGGAAGCGAGGCGGCTTGCCGAGGAGCTTCGCGTTAAACGCCAAAATAAAACCGACCCGCTCGCTGAACGCCGGCAAGCCGCGGAGGCGGCTGCACCCGCGCCACCCAAAACCATCATCACTTTTGAGCAGTGTGCCAAGGAATACGTTGTTTCCCATGCTTCCGGCTGGAAAAATGCCAAGCATGCGGCGCAGTGGACGTCGACGTTAGAAACTTACGTCTATCCCGTCTTCAAGAAGACCTCAGTCGAGGATATCGACGTCCACTTGGTCATGAAGGTGCTCCAGCCGATCTGGAACAAGAAGACCGAAACAGCTTCCCGCGTCCGCGGACGTATCGAGCGCATTTTGGATTGA
- a CDS encoding Z1 domain-containing protein, whose protein sequence is MQLRTAAPIRNREIIRDGLHTTEALSALANEISDPASLHVIAERAASILEYAIDPVSGDERPSYGLLYGLIQSGKTSVIAITTAMAVDNGFKCIIILTSDLNPLYTQTLRRIRSQLRGLKVFGKSEWDGPAFERQLRTSPFVVVCSKNSDHLSSLIEAFRKIGAANGARGLPALIIDDEADQASLNTHTQKNAAKSTNEISTINKLISDFRAFFRTNTYLQVTATPQALFLQTPDHPYRPSFTVLSTPGPGYVGGEAFFEDDSKLLVPVDIDEVDELKSGHQPRPTHRLPAGIREALLTFFVAAGAKNIQFPQENFSFLCHISHTKIDHRHIVELFERFREDMVNTLAEPAKPPYTKLRSDLTAAYHNLTETEPGLPPFEAVMQKISFLLPAASIKEINSNSHEEIVPDHPYSIFVGGNKLGRGVTIPNLITSYYGRNPKRPNSDTVLQHARMYGYRQKHIGVTRLFLPDKLAEHFRIIHQMEKALRALIERHPQGEFEGICLSSPLQATRRNVLDPNAIGVYVAGGWVNPRYPLRTPATMEATQWLDAKLLRYDGSRLYYVTDVPSVIELIQKCEADPTLGTELWSARTIGAALEKMEVLKGNKAYIRVSRDRELEASRRETQGFYSGGEDTEVPTDAVTLFMYRLKKSAKGEAVWLPQVRFPTGNYAIAFSFE, encoded by the coding sequence ATGCAGCTTAGAACCGCCGCTCCCATTCGCAATCGGGAGATCATCCGAGATGGGTTGCACACGACGGAAGCTTTGAGTGCACTTGCCAATGAAATCTCCGATCCTGCCTCTCTTCACGTTATTGCGGAACGGGCCGCAAGTATTCTTGAGTACGCGATTGATCCTGTGTCCGGCGATGAGAGGCCCAGCTATGGGCTTCTTTATGGTCTTATCCAAAGCGGGAAGACTAGCGTTATCGCCATTACCACCGCCATGGCCGTCGATAATGGCTTCAAATGCATCATCATTCTGACGTCTGATCTAAACCCTCTTTATACGCAAACCCTTCGCAGAATTCGAAGCCAATTGCGCGGACTGAAGGTATTTGGAAAATCGGAGTGGGATGGCCCTGCTTTCGAGCGGCAATTGCGGACGTCGCCTTTTGTTGTCGTCTGCTCCAAGAACTCGGATCATCTGTCTAGCCTCATCGAGGCGTTTCGAAAGATTGGTGCTGCGAACGGCGCGCGCGGGCTTCCCGCACTGATCATTGATGACGAAGCGGATCAAGCAAGCCTCAATACGCACACCCAAAAGAATGCTGCGAAGAGCACGAACGAGATCAGCACGATCAACAAGTTGATTTCCGATTTCAGAGCCTTTTTCAGAACCAACACTTATTTACAAGTCACGGCAACGCCGCAGGCTCTCTTTTTGCAGACCCCGGATCATCCTTATCGACCTTCGTTTACGGTACTCAGCACTCCGGGGCCGGGTTACGTCGGAGGCGAGGCTTTCTTCGAGGATGATTCAAAACTTCTAGTGCCCGTCGATATCGATGAAGTCGATGAGCTTAAATCGGGACATCAACCCCGTCCGACGCATCGTCTTCCGGCTGGTATCCGCGAAGCATTGCTGACCTTCTTTGTTGCCGCAGGTGCAAAGAATATACAATTCCCACAAGAGAACTTCTCGTTTCTCTGCCACATCAGCCATACAAAGATTGATCATCGCCATATCGTCGAATTGTTCGAACGGTTTCGGGAAGACATGGTCAACACCCTGGCCGAACCGGCAAAGCCTCCGTATACGAAACTTCGTAGCGACCTAACTGCAGCCTACCATAACCTGACCGAGACCGAGCCTGGTCTTCCGCCGTTCGAAGCCGTTATGCAGAAGATTTCCTTTCTTCTGCCAGCAGCGAGTATCAAGGAGATCAATTCTAATTCCCATGAGGAAATTGTCCCCGATCATCCTTACAGCATTTTTGTGGGGGGAAATAAGCTCGGCCGCGGCGTGACGATTCCGAACCTGATTACGAGTTACTACGGCAGGAACCCAAAGCGGCCCAATTCCGATACTGTGCTGCAACACGCGCGCATGTATGGCTATCGACAGAAGCACATTGGGGTTACCCGACTGTTCCTGCCGGATAAACTCGCCGAGCATTTTCGTATCATTCACCAAATGGAGAAGGCTCTTCGCGCGCTTATCGAGCGTCACCCGCAAGGTGAATTTGAGGGCATTTGCCTGTCTTCGCCTCTGCAAGCGACGCGGCGCAATGTGCTGGACCCGAACGCTATCGGTGTTTACGTGGCTGGCGGGTGGGTGAACCCGCGCTATCCACTTCGTACACCTGCGACGATGGAGGCAACACAATGGCTCGATGCCAAGCTCCTCCGCTATGACGGCTCGCGGCTTTATTATGTGACGGACGTGCCATCCGTTATCGAATTGATTCAGAAGTGTGAGGCCGATCCCACACTTGGCACCGAGCTTTGGAGCGCGAGGACAATCGGTGCGGCGTTGGAAAAGATGGAAGTGTTAAAGGGCAACAAAGCATACATTCGTGTCAGCCGCGATCGCGAATTGGAAGCATCGCGTCGCGAGACGCAAGGCTTCTACAGCGGCGGAGAAGATACGGAAGTGCCAACCGATGCCGTAACGCTTTTTATGTATCGGCTAAAGAAGAGTGCTAAAGGCGAAGCGGTCTGGCTGCCCCAGGTGCGCTTCCCCACCGGAAACTATGCCATTGCCTTTAGCTTTGAATAG
- a CDS encoding PGN_0703 family putative restriction endonuclease, producing the protein MTTSTTSNAIASLPRCPLVSDAIAKENNVYFEIDTRFRRAARLLQALWLKDHSIETGIHVRGEGEDAVVMPLASNLSSTAAASGKNFLSSAIHAFVRQQLILREDGAAIDEERLFGNALSSMPLTFNLFAPLAMDLDLATRVLKTLFPTFVEKVEGFLFEHSPGRREERFLNDGTAFDLAVQIITPDGEPGTIFVETKLSEDMMGPAARLRDRYDEVSRSSRLFVNPDSPQLRTLALEQLWRENMLAQLCVDHGITQRAVFVGIGPHLNRRVMAAFRVFQNEFIPEDDRDDNRVPFIGLTLESVVDAIGTAGATELAHNLRARYLDYERIYHLCLSSAVPAEIDSAPSKSVTGDKTVRKQLVQFLAKGSRASSRRA; encoded by the coding sequence TTGACCACATCCACCACGTCCAATGCCATTGCCTCCTTGCCGCGGTGCCCGCTCGTTTCCGACGCGATCGCCAAAGAAAACAACGTCTATTTCGAGATCGACACGCGGTTTCGCCGCGCTGCACGCTTGCTGCAAGCCTTGTGGTTGAAAGATCATTCGATCGAGACCGGCATTCATGTGCGCGGTGAAGGCGAAGACGCGGTTGTTATGCCGCTGGCGTCAAACCTCTCCAGCACCGCCGCCGCGTCCGGCAAAAACTTTCTCTCGTCAGCCATCCATGCATTCGTAAGGCAGCAGTTGATCCTGCGCGAAGATGGCGCCGCGATCGACGAGGAGCGCTTGTTCGGAAATGCACTGTCATCGATGCCGCTGACGTTCAATCTGTTCGCGCCGCTCGCGATGGATCTTGACCTCGCCACGCGTGTTCTGAAAACGCTTTTCCCGACCTTCGTCGAGAAGGTCGAGGGCTTCTTGTTCGAGCACTCCCCCGGCCGCCGTGAGGAGCGCTTTCTGAATGACGGCACCGCTTTCGACCTCGCCGTTCAGATTATCACGCCAGACGGTGAGCCAGGAACGATCTTCGTCGAAACGAAACTCTCCGAAGACATGATGGGACCAGCAGCGCGGTTGCGTGACCGCTATGATGAAGTGTCCCGTTCATCCCGGCTCTTTGTCAATCCGGACAGTCCGCAGCTTCGTACGCTCGCACTCGAACAGCTCTGGCGCGAAAACATGCTGGCGCAACTTTGCGTCGATCACGGCATTACGCAGCGCGCCGTCTTCGTCGGCATTGGTCCACACCTCAATCGACGTGTGATGGCTGCGTTTCGCGTCTTTCAGAACGAATTCATCCCGGAAGACGACCGTGACGACAATCGCGTCCCCTTCATTGGCCTCACCCTCGAAAGCGTCGTCGATGCCATCGGCACAGCTGGCGCAACCGAGCTGGCCCATAACCTCCGGGCGCGATACCTCGACTACGAGCGCATCTATCACTTGTGTCTGAGTTCGGCCGTCCCTGCCGAAATTGATTCTGCGCCTTCAAAATCAGTAACAGGTGACAAAACTGTCCGAAAGCAGCTTGTCCAATTCCTGGCAAAAGGCTCCCGCGCTTCCTCGCGGAGGGCCTGA
- a CDS encoding helix-turn-helix domain-containing protein: protein MSNLNNRGAMSVNEFAIWAAIGRTTAWKEIKEGRLRPVKVCARTIVPMEEAERWLRSCSTVFNTSDGFAHEPTL from the coding sequence ATGTCTAATTTGAACAATCGCGGTGCCATGTCCGTGAATGAGTTCGCTATTTGGGCCGCCATCGGCCGCACTACCGCCTGGAAGGAGATCAAGGAGGGACGCCTTCGTCCCGTCAAGGTTTGCGCTCGCACCATTGTTCCGATGGAGGAAGCCGAGCGTTGGCTTCGGTCATGCAGCACCGTTTTCAATACTTCAGATGGTTTCGCCCATGAGCCCACTCTCTAA
- a CDS encoding DNA cytosine methyltransferase, translated as MKTKYTAIDLFSGCGGLTLGLKLAGFKVLAAIEKDTLAVQTYKANHADVVVCHDDIVAVKAGSLRKRLNLAVGELDLLAGCPPCQGFSALRTRNGATQKRDKRNGLITEMMRFTRAFRPKTVMMENVPGLAEHWSFKKLCRDLRNLGYRVEWDIKDARYYGVPQRRKRLILVAGHRFDVPLAKETNNIKTVWEAIGGLKAPGHSRDKLQNLTENRSEKVLSLIRAIPKDGGSRTDLPKSWQLACHQRTDGFKDIYGRMAWHEPAPTITGGCFNPSKGRFLHPEANRAITLREAAILQSFPRRYRFPADRSKESIALMIGNALPPTFIRRHASEIAKSLANAKARSRRAAR; from the coding sequence ATGAAAACCAAGTACACAGCGATCGATTTGTTTTCCGGATGCGGTGGCCTCACGCTAGGATTGAAGCTCGCTGGCTTCAAAGTTCTTGCTGCCATCGAAAAAGATACCCTTGCGGTACAGACTTACAAGGCGAACCATGCCGATGTTGTCGTGTGTCACGACGATATCGTCGCCGTGAAAGCGGGGTCGCTTCGTAAACGTTTGAATCTTGCTGTTGGCGAGCTTGATCTCTTAGCGGGTTGTCCGCCTTGTCAGGGCTTCTCTGCCTTGCGCACGCGAAACGGCGCGACACAAAAGCGCGACAAAAGAAACGGCCTCATCACCGAGATGATGCGCTTTACGCGCGCATTCCGGCCGAAGACCGTCATGATGGAAAACGTGCCGGGGCTTGCGGAGCACTGGTCGTTTAAGAAGCTCTGCCGCGATCTTCGAAATCTCGGTTATCGAGTCGAATGGGACATCAAGGACGCCCGCTACTATGGCGTGCCCCAACGGCGAAAGCGGTTAATCCTGGTTGCCGGACACCGTTTCGATGTTCCGCTTGCCAAGGAAACGAACAACATAAAAACGGTTTGGGAAGCAATCGGCGGATTGAAGGCTCCCGGTCATAGCCGTGACAAGCTACAAAATCTGACGGAAAACCGGAGCGAGAAAGTTCTTAGCTTGATACGAGCAATTCCGAAAGATGGCGGTAGCCGGACCGATCTACCGAAATCGTGGCAACTTGCCTGTCATCAACGAACGGACGGCTTCAAAGATATATACGGGCGCATGGCATGGCACGAGCCAGCACCCACGATCACGGGCGGATGCTTCAATCCTTCCAAGGGACGGTTTCTTCATCCGGAGGCAAACCGCGCTATCACGCTGCGGGAGGCAGCCATCCTTCAATCATTTCCGCGCCGGTATCGCTTCCCTGCGGACAGAAGCAAGGAATCTATCGCACTAATGATCGGCAATGCGCTTCCGCCCACCTTCATTCGCCGCCACGCTAGTGAAATCGCCAAGAGTTTGGCTAATGCAAAGGCGAGATCTCGTCGAGCCGCCCGCTGA
- a CDS encoding DUF2958 domain-containing protein, translated as MAQLGLLTLGDHVQLLVNALSPERDHAPVFKLFTPDANTTWLISECDPDDPDRLFGLCDLGLGFPELGWVSLKEIEGVRGKLGLPVERDVSFVGDKPLSAYAAEAHQLGRIQV; from the coding sequence ATGGCGCAGCTCGGTCTCTTAACGCTCGGTGACCACGTCCAACTGCTCGTCAACGCGCTTAGCCCGGAACGCGACCATGCTCCGGTGTTCAAACTGTTCACACCAGACGCCAATACGACCTGGCTCATCAGCGAATGCGATCCGGATGATCCGGATCGCCTTTTCGGTCTCTGCGATCTCGGCCTCGGCTTTCCTGAACTTGGCTGGGTCAGCCTTAAGGAAATCGAGGGCGTTCGGGGCAAACTTGGGCTTCCTGTCGAACGCGATGTAAGCTTCGTCGGAGACAAACCTCTCTCCGCTTACGCTGCTGAAGCCCACCAACTCGGCCGCATTCAGGTTTAA